The Panicum hallii strain FIL2 chromosome 9, PHallii_v3.1, whole genome shotgun sequence genome has a window encoding:
- the LOC112873518 gene encoding uncharacterized oxidoreductase At4g09670-like — protein MSSAAAPDQPPRPVRFGILGCASIARKLARAMLLAPGAAVAAVGSRSEEKARLFAADNGLDVAATRLHGTYEALIDDPDVDVVYLPLPTSLHVRWATAAAARGKHVLLEKPTALCAVDLDAILAACDAAGVQFMDSTMWMHHPRTAKMRELVDDKDAIGDIKVVNSVFSFRANEDFLQNDIRVKPDLDALGALGDIGWYCIRAILWAVDYELPKTVIALRDPVKNRSGVLLACGATLYWADGKTATFNCSFLTNLTMDITLVGTNGTLHVTDFVIPYEEKSAEFSVASKSNFAPLHIGWDPLPSKHVVTTDLPQEALMVQELARLVQNIRDAGGKPEGKWPAITRKTQVVLDAVKASIDKGSEPVVIAN, from the exons ATGTCGTCCGCTGCGGCGCCGGATCAGCCGCCGCGCCCCGTGCGCTTCGGCATCCTGGGTTGCGCCTCCATCGCGCGCAAGCTCGCGCGCGCCATGCTGCtggcccccggcgccgccgtcgccgccgtggGGAGCCGCTCCGAGGAGAAGGCCCGCCTCTTCGCCGCCGACAACGGCCTCGACGTCGCCGCCACCCGCCTCCACGGGACCTACGAGGCGCTCATCGACGACCCGGACGTCGACGTCGTCTACCTCCCGCTCCCCACCAGCCTCCACGTGCGCtgggccaccgccgccgccgcgcggggcAAGCACGTGCTCCTCGAGAAGCCCACCGCGCTCTGCGCCGTCGACCTCGACGCCATCCTCGCCGCCTGCGACGCCGCAGGGGTCCAGTTCATGGACTCCACCATGTGGATGCACCACCCGCGCACCGCCAAGATGCGGGAGCTCGTCGACGACAAGGACGCCATCGGCGACATCAAAGTG GTAAACAGCGTGTTCAGCTTTCGAGCTAATGAAGATTTCCTCCAGAATGACATCAGGGTAAAGCCAGACCTAGATGCCCTGGGCGCACTCGGCGATATCGGGTGGTACTGCATCCGTGCAATCTTGTGGGCTGTTGACTACGAGCTGCCCAAGACCGTGATTGCACTGCGTGATCCTGTCAAGAACCGATCTGGTGTGCTACTTGCCTGTGGTGCGACATTGTACTGGGCGGATGGCAAGACCGCCACCTTCAACTGCTCCTTTCTCACCAATCTTACCATGGACATCACCTTGGTTGGCACGAATGGCACTCTCCATGTCACTGATTTTGTCATCCCGTATGAAGAAAAGTCTGCAGAGTTCAGTGTGGCTTCGAAGTCAAATTTTGCTCCACTCCACATTGGATGGGATCCACTTCCAAGCAAGCACGTTGTCACGACAGACCTGCCGCAGGAGGCCCTCATGGTGCAGGAATTAGCGAGGCTTGTGCAGAACATCCGGGATGCTGGTGGCAAGCCTGAGGGGAAGTGGCCGGCTATCACCAGGAAGACGCAGGTGGTGTTGGATGCAGTGAAAGCTTCGATTGACAAGGGGTCTGAGCCAGTTGTGATTGCCAACTAA